The Girardinichthys multiradiatus isolate DD_20200921_A chromosome 24, DD_fGirMul_XY1, whole genome shotgun sequence genome has a window encoding:
- the LOC124861172 gene encoding uncharacterized protein LOC124861172 gives MACAKQSAKDYINNARVHLVGELRSLSVIVENLYQQGVLTDEEVRQIKAEKDDYDRTRAILDSVSRKGEAACYKLLRTIYLTRRRTLERPAPLFKNIHEASTEAKRFDLHHWISCFPFKEDTEMGPNYIQEPRSCHRYQAKLKSKAENISKVFWRGSTNLFEENKKPDLLYTSLVLDIQGKISPTKRKMCRHKKLRTCLPKQKPEISPSDLLKIYKNILLVGKPGIGKTALSHEMLRLWTERDDKELDYMFYFDMREMINILPTMSLEDLLFTAYIEPDKGKDEIFQDMKTNSDNVTLILDGVTDLSASVVKKLVDKDLLPDAKIIITCRPADEEDLSLEDWLRVEVKGFSEETIRTYLSTTLGEDHREVLSNVELLTLSHVPMYALMVAASCSSEDSLQPRTVTEIYINIVRFCLQNSNKTSIKDPNQFIRTKRNEILSLAEAAFNATQRKTVNLEELSCEDSCILSFLKPLVVKVTCTKRPVKYSFLHYTMQEFFAALWLLKSPDKIREVFQQCFTEEMKHMKHLIPFMCQLLNEENPSLMSCLIPTEELKETSKWFFKEMIKACFHTLFLCQCLYESQSSEACIYFLDKLDFYLDLSGENLDPYSCCAVAYVVTQSKEKKIRLNLQDVTVSEQGMRQFLGCLQNVQCCGALMEQLWKIFLLSEEQMDHATLLGLSGNLLYLPAVGRRKLFDRAVKFMQKMTKVNVCLYGDRDGPLCDTLCKSLLDALPYISSLRMTYRTAGLLNQEECNDTMEKGQKNMFLDLCLTAALNGKQTFHSVMMELVSISHIKTDLVNSLVDLHQHAMRRGFSADLPTLRSVFQSAPAVWTIKLSERKTSILLEVLKLQSEKKQVNLTDFSHEENEVRSFLQCLPYISQLSFATEPSASSEDIAFLEMLCCAAAEMKQQKGVNMLGLLLSVCTYRGIPLKWKFGDFLLDLYSSKTETDQNFSSFQSVLQSAPAVWFINLSKRKTSIFVEVLKLQSDKKQINLTGWSHEENEARSFLQSLPYISQLSVVPLCSNPVEQTRFLTKLFSAAAEREKQTGEKILELVASVCSYKHFPFNDRSIDETYRRNFLVDLYSQVKYCETKTGLSLLPSLQSVFQSSPVVWNIDLSDRKASILLEVLKLQTEKKEVRLSGWSHEEREVGSFLQCLPFISKFRFVPKSAKLHEETRFLVNMFCAAAEREQQTGEKMLEMLASVCKFKIIPVSDTDMLEQSQRAFLLDLYSQVMACESKTGLSLLPLLKSVFQSVAGIWIIDLSERKTSILLKELKFQSEKRQVVLKGCSHEESEVRSFLKCLPYISQLRFEPWISEASEEIRFLRSLFCAAAEREQQKEAKILNLLASVYIYKASPLKQKWSEFLLELYSYELKAGLSFLPSLQRETTILLKVLKLQSCRTQWPSDFLQSSDLDKQIRFLVNLFCAAAERDQQTGEKILEMLASVCRYETFPFKDGGKYQMDFLLDLYSQMKDRETKTGLSLLPSLQSVFQSAPEVWTIKLSERKTSILLEVLKLQSEKKPVKLMVWSHEESEVRSFLQFLPYISELSYSFDDWDDGSYDPDGLTRFFVNLLSAAAEREQQTGEKMLELLASVCTYKGFPFNDSDSDDKDQSDFLLDMYSQMKDCETKTGLSLLPSLQSVFQSAPAVWTIDLSERKTSILLEVLKLQSEKKPVKLMVWSHEEREVRSFLQCLPYISQLSLDDWEEQSCDPDEQTRFLVNLFCAATEREKQTGENMLQLLIPICRFETFSFQQKEIDDDDDVSIKYRLDFLLDLYSQVSDCETKTGLSLLPSLQSVFQSAPAVWTIKLSERKTSIHLEVLKFQSEKKPVKLMDCSHEESEVRSFLQCLPYISQLGFVPESSGLHKQIRFFVNLFCAAAERDQQTGAKMLEMLASVCRYQTFPLDYCGEYQSDFLLDLYSQMKDCETKTGLSLLPSLQSVFQSAPAVWIIDLSERKTSILLEVLKLQSEKKPVKLMVWSHEESEVRSFLQCLPYISQLSFLSQASNCSKQTRFLVTLFCAAAERDQQTGAKMLEMLASVCRFSRSFLFDISKADRHRSDFLLDLYSQMKDCETKTGLSLLPSLQSVFQSAPEVWTIKLSEKKTSILLEVLKLQSEKKPVKLMVCSHEESEVRSFLQCLPYISQLRFYRWRSDLHELTRFLVNLFCAAAERDQQTGEKMLEMLASVCRYKTFPLEEQYMDDKYQSDFLLDLFSQMKDCETKTGLSLLPSLQSVFQSAPAVWIIKFSERKTSILLEVLKLQSEKKPVKLMDWSHEESEVRSFLQCLPYISQLSCDPGFFQSVCSSLSVKSREEVQQLMSLLQLLNFNLLLTGELNWENCSSVGRVLQLCGSKVDLILTASKMSVRGASILFRSTTQLHSLRLSNNVALFLSQWARRSRVSCPLVVEELSVVSTKAPPSQRVLLKVGSSLASLLRFWTVGRLDLTESGLPAQSLLSLLLHDAPLTVRLSEESLQQLLVLLHEVQDQDLTLSFLNKFGGDLSSCQLNWELLHYLLQQPSAQTITVNLKKNRFLQERATQLLPFLHRMVLQRPSPSFVRTSIREIYRGHSSHMILCLLRSLDHVINLSCTEMDSEDCAALIFILRHSDGVRLKLLWSSIPAEGIQSILRMLHTVSDLSVDRNQLLSFIHCCAASDSQQEAASSLLRTLQHSLDLSCSSFVELPEEDQADPLRVTAADCRAVSTILRHSSRDTQLHLRDCEVEDSGLDLLFPVLDRVRFRVSKTVLVQLLTLLAVDSETDTVRRAVSLFRALGEELDLSHITLDQRLCGALVLMLDNSEGLTELDLSHCQLTDQLLLQLITHLHKVQVLDLSHNKITDASTDQLLHLVSINPSIGSVRLSNNNILNRTPYKVNRKFEIW, from the exons ATGGCTTGCGCAAAACAGTCTGCCAAAGATTATATCAACAATGCCAGAGTTCACCTTGTTGGAGAATTAAGGAGTCTCTCAGTAATTGTTGAGAACTTGTATCAGCAAGGAGTTCTCACTGATGAAGAAGTCAGACAAATAAAGGCAGAGAAAGATGACTATGATAGAACCAGAGCCATATTGGACTCAGTATCTAGAAAAGGAGAAGCAGCCTGCTACAAGTTACTGAGGACTATTTACCTGACGAGGAGGAGGACCTTAGAGAGACCAGCTCCTCTCTTTAAGAACATCCATGAAGCTTCAACTGAGGCTAAAAGGTTTGACCTGCATCACTGGATCAGCTGCTTTCCTTTCAAAGAGGACACAGAAATGGGTCCAAACTATATACAGG AACCAAGGTCTTGCCACAGGTATCAAGCAAAGTTGAAGTCTAAAGCAGAAAATATATCAAAGGTTTTTTGGAGGGGAAGTACAAATCTTTTTGAAGAAAACAAGAAGCCTGATCTGTTGTACACTTCACTTGTATTGGATATCCAAGGGAAGATTTCTCCAACCAAAAGAAAGATGTGTCGTCACAAAAAATTAAGGACTTGCCTTCCAAAGCAAAAACCAGAAATCTCTCCCAGTGACCtgctaaaaatatataaaaacatccTACTGGTTGGGAAACCTGGAATTGGAAAGACAGCACTGAGCCATGAAATGTTGAGACTGTGGACAGAAAGAGACGACAAGGAGCTGGATTACATGTTTTACTTTGACATGAGGGAAATGATCAACATCCTTCCAACCATGAGTTTGGAGGATCTTCTTTTCACTGCATACATTGAACCAGATAAGGGAAAAGATGAGATCTTCCAGGATATGAAGACCAACTCTGATAATGTTACACTCATTTTAGATGGAGTCACAGATCTGTCTGCATCCGTGGTGAAGAAACTTGTAGATAAAGATCTGCTACCTGATGCAAAAATCATCATTACCTGCAGACCAGCTGATGAAGAAGACCTCAGTCTTGAAGACTGGCTCAGAGTGGAGGTGAAaggcttcagtgaggagacaatAAGAACATATTTGTCTACAACCCTGGGTGAAGATCACAGGGAGGTTCTGAGCAACGTGGAGCTGTTGACTCTTTCTCATGTTCCAATGTATGCTCTGATGGTGGCTGCCAGCTGTTCATCAGAAGACTCTCTGCAGCCCAGAACTGTGACTGAAATATACATCAATATTGTTCGGTTCTGTCTCcagaacagcaacaaaaccagcatCAAGGATCCCAATCAGTtcatcagaaccaagagaaaTGAAATCCTGTCTCTGGCTGAAGCTGCTTTTAATGCAACTCAGAGAAAAACTGTGAACCTGGAAGAACTTTCCTGTGAAGACAGCTGCATCCTTTCCTTCCTGAAACCACTTGTTGTCAAAGTCACCTGTACCAAAAGAcctgttaaatattcttttCTCCATTACACGATGCAGGAGTTCTTTGCAGCTCTGTGGCTTTTAAAGAGTCCTGATAAGATCAGGGAGGTTTTTCAGCAGTGCTTCACTGAGGAGATGAAACACATGAAACATCTGATCCCTTTCATGTGTCAGTTGTTGAACGAGGAGAACCCCAGTTTGATGAGCTGTCTGATTCCAACTGAGGAGCTCAAGGAGACATCTAAATGGTTCTTCAAGGAGATGATCAAAGCATGTTTTCACACACTGTTCTTATGCCAGTGCTTGTATGAGTCCCAGAGCTCTGAAGCCTGTATTTACTTTCTGGACAAACTGGACTTCTATCTTGACCTCAGTGGAGAGAATCTGGACCCTTATTCTTGCTGTGCTGTGGCCTATGTGGTCACTCAGTCAAAGGAAAAGAAGATACGTCTGAACCTTCAGGATGTGACGGTATCTGAACAAGGAATGAGACAGTTCCTTGGATGCCTTCAAAATGTTCAATG TTGTGGTGCCCTCATGGAGCAGCTGTGGAAGATTTTCCTCCTCAGTGAAGAACAGATGGATCACGCAACCTTACTGGGTCTCAGTGGGAACCTGCTGTACCTTCCAGCTGTGGGTAGAAGAAAGCTGTTTGACAGAGCTGTGAAATTTATGCAGAAGATGACGAAGGTGAACGTCTGCCTCTACGGGGACAGAGATGGTCCACTGTGTGACACTCTGTGTAAATCCCTTTTAGACGCTCTGCCGTACATCAGCTCTCTCAG GATGACCTACAGAACTGCAGGTTTGTTAAACCAGGAAGAGTGCAACGACACAATGGAAAAGGGTCAGAAGAACATGTTCCTGGATTTATGCTTAACAGCAGCTCTGAACGGCAAACAAACGTTTCATAGTGTAATGATGGAGCTTGTGTCGATTAGTCATATAAAAACTGACTTAGTGAATAGTCTTGTTGATTTGCATCAACATGCAATGAGGAGAGGTTTTTCCGCTGACTTACCAACCCTGAGATCAGTTTTCCAGTCAGCTCCTGCAGTCTGGACCATAAAGCTCTCAGAGAGAAAGACCTCCATCCTCCTGGAAGTGCTGAAACTCCAATCAGAGAAGAAACAAGTGAATCTGACAGACTTTTCACATGAAGAGAATGAAGTGAGGAGTTTCTTACAGTGTCTGCCTTATATCTCACAGCTCAG TTTTGCAACTGAGCCATCTGCGTCCTCAGAGGACATTGCGTTCTTGGAAATGTTGTGCTGTGCTGCGGCTGAAATGAAACAACAGAAAGGAGTGAATATGCTGGGGCTGTTGTTATCAGTGTGCACATACAGAGGAATTCCTCTCAAGTGGAAATTTGGTGATTTCCTTTTGGACCTGTACTCTTCTAAGACTGAAACAGACCAGAATTTCTCATCATTCCAGTCGGTCCTTCAGTCAGCTCCGGCAGTCTGGTTCATAAACCTCTCCAAGAGGAAGACTTCCATCTTCGTTGAAGTGCTAAAACTCCAATCAGATAAGAAACAAATTAATCTCACTGGTTGGTCACATGAAGAGAATGAAGCAAGGAGTTTCCTACAGTCTCTGCCTTATATCTCACAGCTCAG tGTGGTTCCTTTGTGCTCAAACCCGGTTGAGCAAACCAGATTCTTAACCAAACTTTTCTCTGCCgcagcagagagagaaaaacagacaggagagaagatACTGGAGCTGGTAGCATCAGTCTGCAGCTATAAACATTTTCCGTTCAATGATAGATCCATTGATGAAACATACAGGCGTAATTTCTTGGTGGATCTGTACTCCCAGGTGAAGTACTGTGAAACTAAAACAGGTCTCAGTCTTCTGCCATCATTACAGtcagtttttcagtcatctCCTGTAGTCTGGAACATTGACCTCTCAGATAGAAAGGCGTCCATCCTCCTGGAAGTGCTGAAACTccaaacagaaaagaaagaagtgAGGCTGTCAGGTTGGTCACATGAAGAACGTGAAGTAGGGAGCTTCCTACAGTGTCTGCCTTTTATATCCAAGTTCAG ATTTGTTCCTAAGAGTGCAAAACTTCATGAGGAAACCAGGTTCTTGGTGAATATGttctgtgcagcagcagagagagAACAGCAGACAGGAGAGAAGATGCTGGAGATGTTAGCATCAGtttgtaaatttaaaataatacctGTGAGTGACACGGATATGCTTGAGCAATCTCAGAGGGCTTTCCTGCTGGATCTGTACTCTCAGGTGATGGCCTGTGAGAGTAAAACAGGTCTAAGTCTGCTTCCTTTGTTAAAGTCAGTTTTCCAGTCAGTTGCTGGAATTTGGATCATAGACCTTTCAGAGAGAAAGACCTCCATCCTCCTTAAAGAGCTGAAATTCCAATCAGAGAAGAGACAAGTGGTATTAAAAGGCTGCTCACATGAAGAGAGTGAAGTGAGGAGTTTCCTAAAGTGTCTGCCTTATATCTCACAGCTCAG GTTTGAGCCTTGGATATCAGAAGCTTCTGAAGAAATCAGGTTCCTAAGAAGTTTGttctgtgcagcagcagagagagAACAACAAAAGGAAGCGAAGATACTGAACCTGTTGGCATCAGTTTACATTTATAAAGCATCACCTCTTAAGCAGAAATGGTCTGAATTCCTGCTGGAGTTGTACTCTTATGAACTTAAAGCAGGCTTGAGTTTTCTACCATCATTACAGAGAGAGACCACCATCCTCCTGAAGGTCCTGAAACTCCAATCATGCAGGACACAATGGCCCAG TGATTTTCTTCAGAGCTCAGATCTTGATAAACAAATCAGGTTCTTAGTGAATCTGTTCTGTGCAGCAGCGGAGAGAGACCAGCAGACAGGAGAGAAGATCCTGGAGATGTTAGCATCAGTCTGTAGATATGAAACATTCCCTTTTAAAGACGGTGGTAAATATCAGATGGATTTCCTGCTGGATCTGTACTCCCAGATGAAGGACCGTGAGACCAAAACAGGTCTGAGTCTCCTTCCATCATTACAGTCAGTTTTCCAGTCAGCTCCTGAAGTCTGGACCATAAAGCTCTCAGAGAGAAAGACCTCCATCCTCCTGGAAGTGTTGAAACTCCAATCAGAGAAGAAACCAGTGAAGCTGATGGTCTGGTCACATGAAGAGAGTGAAGTGAGGAGTTTCCTACAGTTTCTGCCTTATATCTCAGAGCTCAG cTACAGTTTTGATGACTGGGATGACGGGAGTTATGATCCTGATGGACTAACCAGGTTCTTCGTGAATCTGTTATCTGCGGCAGCAGAGAGAGAACAGCAGACAGGAGAGAAGATGTTGGAGCTGTTAGCATCAGTCTGCACATATAAAGGTTTCCCTTTTAATGACAGCGACTCTGATGATAAAGATCAGAGTGACTTCCTGCTGGATATGTACTCCCAGATGAAGGACTGTGAGACTAAAACAGGTCTGAGTCTCCTTCCATCATTACAGTCAGTTTTCCAGTCAGCTCCTGCAGTCTGGACCATAGACCTCTCAGAGAGAAAAACCTCCATCCTCCTGGAAGTGCTGAAACTCCAATCAGAGAAGAAACCAGTGAAGCTGATGGTCTGGTCACATGAAGAGAGGGAAGTGAGGAGTTTCCTGCAGTGTCTGCCTTATATCTCACAGCTCAG CTTGGATGACTGGGAAGAGCAGAGTTGTGATCCTGATGAACAAACCAGGTTCTTAGTGAATCTGTTCTGTGCagcaacagagagagagaagcagACTGGAGAGAACATGCTACAGCTGTTAATACCAATCTGcagatttgaaacatttagttttcaacagaaagaaatcgatgatgatgatgatgtgtcCATCAAATATCGCCTTGACTTCCTACTGGATCTGTACTCCCAGGTGAGCGACTGTGAGACTAAAACAGGTCTGAGTCTCCTTCCATCATTACAGTCAGTTTTCCAGTCAGCTCCTGCAGTCTGGACCATAAAGCTCTCAGAGAGAAAGACCTCCATCCACCTGGAAGTGCTGAAATTCCAATCAGAGAAGAAACCAGTGAAGCTGATGGACTGCTCACATGAAGAGAGTGAAGTGAGGAGTTTCCTACAGTGTCTACCTTATATCTCACAGCTCGG GTTTGTTCCAGAGAGCTCAGGTCTTCATAAACAAATCAGGTTCTTTGTGAACCTGttctgtgcagcagcagagagagACCAGCAGACAGGAGCGAAGATGCTGGAGATGTTAGCATCAGTCTGTAGATATCAAACATTCCCTTTAGATTATTGTGGTGAATATCAGAGTGACTTCCTGCTGGATCTGTACTCTCAGATGAAGGACTGTGAGACTAAAACAGGTCTGAGTCTCCTTCCATCATTACAGTCAGTTTTCCAGTCAGCTCCTGCAGTCTGGATCATAGACCTCTCAGAGAGAAAGACCTCCATCCTCCTGGAAGTGCTGAAACTCCAATCAGAGAAGAAACCAGTGAAGCTGATGGTCTGGTCACATGAAGAGAGTGAAGTGAGGAGTTTCCTACAGTGTCTGCCTTATATCTCACAGCTCAG TTTTTTGTCTCAGGCATCAAATTGTTCAAAACAAACCAGGTTCTTAGTGACTCTGttctgtgcagcagcagagcgAGACCAGCAGACAGGAGCGAAGATGCTGGAGATGTTAGCATCAGTCTGTAGATTTTCGAGATCCTTTTTATTTGACATATCCAAGGCAGATCGACATCGGAGTGACTTCCTGCTGGATCTGTACTCCCAGATGAAGGACTGTGAGACTAAAACTGGTCTGAGTCTCCTTCCATCATTACAGTCAGTTTTCCAGTCAGCTCCTGAAGTCTGGACCATAAAGCTCTCAGAGAAAAAGACCTCCATCCTCCTGGAAGTGCTGAAACTCCAATCAGAGAAGAAACCAGTGAAGCTGATGGTCTGCTCACATGAAGAGAGTGAAGTGAGGAGTTTCCTACAGTGTCTACCTTATATCTCACAGCTCAG GTTTTATCGTTGGAGGTCAGATCTTCATGAACTAACCAGGTTCTTAGTGAATCTGTtctgtgcagcagcagaaagaGACCAGCAGACAGGAGAGAAGATGCTGGAGATGTTAGCATCAGTCTGTAGATATAAAACATTCCCTTTAGAGGAACAATACATGGATGATAAATATCAGAGTGACTTCCTGCTGGATCTGTTCTCCCAGATGAAGGACTGTGAGACTAAAACAGGTCTGAGTCTCCTTCCATCATTACAGTCAGTTTTCCAGTCAGCTCCTGCAGTCTGGATCATAAAGTTCTCAGAGAGAAAGACCTCCATCCTCCTGGAAGTGTTGAAACTCCAATCAGAGAAGAAACCAGTGAAGCTGATGGACTGGTCACATGAAGAGAGTGAAGTGAGGAGTTTCCTACAGTGTCTACCTTATATCTCACAGCTCAG TTGTGATCCAGGGTTCTTCCAGAGTGTTTGTTCGTCACTATCAGTGAAATCCAGAGAGGAGGTCCAGCAGCTGATGTCTCTGCTGCAGCTCCTGAACTTCAACCTGCTGCTAACAGGAGAGTTGAACTGGGAAAACTGCAGCTCTGTGGGCAGAGTTCTCCAACTGTGTGGATCTAAAGTGGATCTGATCCTCACCGCCAGCAAGATGTCTGTTAGAGGAGCCTCCATCCTCTTTAGATCTACAACACAGCTCCACAGTCTGAG ACTTTCCAACAACGTGGCCTTGTTCTTGTCTCAGTGGGCAAGAAGAAGCAGAGTGTCCTGTCCTCTGGTTGTTGAAGAGCTTTCTGTGGTGTCCACCAAAGCTCCACCATCACAGAGAGTCTTGTTGAAGGTTGGCAGCAGTTTGGCGTCTCTGCTGAGGTTCTGGACAGTTGGACGGTTAGACCTGACTGAGTCCGGCCTCCCTGCTCAGAGTCTCCTCAGTCTGCTGCTTCATGATGCTCCTCTCACAGTCAG ACTGAGTGAAGAGAGTCTCCAGCAGCTTCTGGTCCTCCTCCATGAGGTCCAGGATCAGGACCTGACGTTGTCCTTCTTGAATAAGTTTGGTGGAGACCTGAGCTCCTGCCAGTTGAACTGGGAGCTTCTTCACTATCTGCTGCAGCAGCCGTCAGCTCAGACCATCACTGTGAACCTGAAGAAGAACCGCTTCTTACAGGAGAGAGCTACACAGCTGCTGCCCTTTCTGCACAGGATGGTGCTTCAGAG GCCCAGTCCCAGCTTTGTGAGGACTTCCATCAGAGAGATCTACAGAGGTCACAGCAGTCACATGATACTCTGTCTGCTGAGGTCATTGGATCATGTGATCAACCTGAGCTGCACAGAGATGGACTCAGAAGACTGTGCTGCTCTGATCTTCATCCTCAGACACAGTGATGGAGTTAGACTGAAGCTGCTGTGGAGCTCCATCCCAGCAGAGGGAATACAGTCCATCCTCCGTATGCTGCACACAGTTTCTGATCTCAG TGTGGACAGGAACCAGCTGCTGAGCTTCATCCACTGCTGCGCTGCCTCTGACAGCCAGCAGGAGGCAGCATCATCCCTGCTGAGGACTCTGCAGCACAGCTTGGACCTGTCCTGCTCCTCCTTCGTGGAGCTACCAGAGGAGGACCAGGCTGATCCTCTGAGAGTGACGGCTGCTGACTGCAGGGCCGTCTCCACCATCCTGAGACACAGCAGCAGGGACACACAGCTCCACCTGAGAGACTGTGAGGTGGAGGACAGCGGGCTGGACCTGCTGTTTCCGGTCCTGGACAGGGTCCGTTTCAG AGTCAGTAAGACGGTTCTGGTCCAGCTGCTGACCCTGCTTGCTGTGGACAGCGAGACGGACACAGTGAGACGGGCCGTGTCTCTGTTTAGAGCCCTGGGAGAAGAACTGGATCTGAGTCACATCACACTGGATCAGAGGCTCTGTGGAgctctggttctgatgctggacAACTCTGAAGGTCTAACAGAACTGGACCTCAGTCACTGCCAGCTGACGGACCAGCTGCTGCTCCAACTCATCACACATCTGCACAAAGTCCAAGTCCTGGA TCTGAGTCACAATAAGATCACTGATGCTTCCACTGATCAGCTACTCCACCTGGTCTCCATCAACCCCTCCATTGGTTCTGTGAG ACTCTCCAACAACAACATCCTCAACAGAACTCCTTATAAGGTCAACAGGAAGTTTGAGATCTGGTGA